GTCAAGCGGAACACCAGTAAGATGGGCCCAAATTTGTATGGCTTTAAGTGGCGGAGTAGAGGAGGAATGAGCTGAGGACCAGAGGGCTGTATGGAACATGGAATCACCCACATACCATATGCTTTTCTCAAGAATCTTTTCTCTAAGGTAATCACTAGAAATTCTCACAAGAACAGACCTGTTTAAAGGATTGTTGTAGATTTCAAGTTTTCTTCCTTTTCCCCCACATATGGTTTAGGACGCTTTGGATTTGAGCAAAAGGAGGGGGTCTTCCATTAAAATAACAGATGATGAAATCCTTATGCATCTCAGCACCTTTATGGAACACTGCATCTGGAATAAGCACTCTAGGTCTACCAGTTTCTGATAAGGATATTGGGGCTAATCGCTGCagagttttattttctttagcgCGGAGTCTCTCCACCAATGTGGGAGCAGGCATTTGACGGTGGGGTTGAGTAGGGTGAGTATTGGAAGGAGATGGTGTTTTTGGTGGAGCGTTTCCTTTgggagaagaaacagagtactcTACCCGATTGGTGACTGATGAATCTATCAACAAAGGGTTAGTTTTTTGTTGTGGTTGAGTATTAAGAGCAGATCCAGAACCAGATCTGACTGTAGCCTCAGGTCCATCTACAGTAATTTTAGATCCAAAAGTAGGTTTCGAGGTAGTAGCTTTTGAATCAACCATGGAGGTATCAGGAGAAGAAAGGTTAACAGCTGGGTTTAAAGTAGATGCAGCAGTGATGGGAGGGGAAGAAAGGAAGCGCGGGTTAAGGGATTTGGACTTTAGTTTTTGGTGGGGGTTTGAGTTCTTTAGGGGAGGGAAAGCTGTTTGGGTGAGAGGGGATTCGGGGTCTGGTGGGTCAGGAGGGCAAGGGGGTTCAGGAGGAGCTTCAACGGAGGTCAGTGACGCCAGAGACATGACGGAGGCACGGCCAAGAACGTTCCAACAGCTCTGCATAGGGAACCGGGTCAGAGAGCGTTCTGACTTTTTTTGTAACCTAAATAACACAGTTACAATTATGGAATCATTGTCCAATAATTCGCCgagtaaaaaaaaggaaacatgcCTATATATAACCATGTAAAGAACTATTCAAATAACTTCAACCAAACCAACTAACAAACCTACAAATTGCTAGACGCAAAAATTTTTAAGTGAATCAAGCATCACAACCTTCAACCTTAAAAGGACAATGATATATATGCCAAAATCCCAGGACATGTAGTTTCATGCAAACAATTTATCCAACAACTTAGACCACAAATAGTTTCGTCTCAACCAATTGAAGTAAACATTCCGCACGAAGCGCGAACCGACCCTAGTTCTGTATATTTTCATACAGCTTCGGGAAATTC
This Brassica napus cultivar Da-Ae chromosome C6, Da-Ae, whole genome shotgun sequence DNA region includes the following protein-coding sequences:
- the LOC106358762 gene encoding proline-rich protein 36-like, which codes for MQSCWNVLGRASVMSLASLTSVEAPPEPPCPPDPPDPESPLTQTAFPPLKNSNPHQKLKSKSLNPRFLSSPPITAASTLNPAVNLSSPDTSMVDSKATTSKPTFGSKITVDGPEATVRSGSGSALNTQPQQKTNPLLIDSSVTNRVEYSVSSPKGNAPPKTPSPSNTHPTQPHRQMPAPTLVERLRAKENKTLQRLAPISLSETGRPRVLIPDAVFHKGAEMHKDFIICYFNGRPPPFAQIQSVLNHMSVLVRISSDYLREKILEKSIWYVGDSMFHTALWSSAHSSSTPPLKAIQIWAHLTGVPLDLRHTEGLSLVAGLVGHPKETDDFTLNLVSLTLSHVKVEVDLTEPLPSVVEFERESGEVVEVQVVYPWVPPTCSHCKELGHIVRNCLTYIPPPKDNAKKVPAPKKSSQPAVVGPSPVPAPTIVKDTVPIPSPPPPPLSPSNLPTPDNSLPSTPQKTLSFTFGTTTTEILNPSLRDANITLPSSEQIVTPQKVQKNKQTHLKNSFGPLSNLPPFDPSPFTPSEKPSRPSLKRSRSSPTLSPPFPAKVPAITYKNPEVSSSSQGTLVETTSFLALVLNPPNSSPPNSNLFSVDPKGSLQPLGDPLLPSQ